The DNA sequence GCGCATTGTGCCGTCAACTGCAGATAGTGGCGTGTGAACAACACAGTGGACTGTGTGAGATTGATCCACGTGTCGCCGGtggtatgtgtgcgcatatcGATGCCAAGCGCATCCAATTCTAATAGCAAGCGTTTGAGATTGCTTTTGGTTTGCAAGTTATATGGTTGCCAAGTGTCTTCGCTACGTCCAACAGTTTCCAGCAAACGCACACGTGATTCCTCGATAAGCGACTCTAGTGTGCTGCGTAAAAGACCTTCAAGGTGGTATGAAAGGTCTAAACCGATTTCAGTCAGCTGGCagtggaaataggcaaattaaaaaaatatatatttaaaataaaaaatctgctGCACTCACCTTAGCGCATGGCTTGCGTATGCCCTCAATGCATTTCGCTACAGCATCCAAGTGCGTGCCTTTGGTAAGATAATGCTTTATCAGCTGACTGGCAAAATACTGCAGCTCAGCATTGCACCACACCACGAGTgctgtaaaaaaattgtgagAATATTTATGATTTCTAGTTAAACACATGTAAAGTACGCACCGCCGACACACGCCGGTTGTGTTTCGAAGGCAGTTAGAAATTCGCATGCCACTTGCGTCAGATCGCAGAAGAACAACTCTGATATCTCAGTGTTGTTGCGTCGCGCCTCACGCTGTGCTGTACGTAGCGCCATAGTGGCCACTTTGAGTAGCGTGCCACAAGCCTGTCGTGCACGACCAATATCGACGAGTATCTTTAGCGAACGCCGTGAGGCACGTAGTGTGACTTGCAAATTTCGACAATGACAATTGGAAAGTTCTTGCAGCAGTACATCTGTTAGCTGTGTTTCTAAGGCCTTAACTTTTTCCGTTATGTGCTTTGCGTTCACAAAACTCGAGTCTTTTGCTATATAGTCTTGGGTGCGTTTAATTAGCGCCTGCGCATCTTCGAAATACCTTTGTGCGACAAGTGTTTGTATTTCTTCGCTGGCCGTATGTATCCAATCGGGTCCATAGTTTTCAACAGTTTTGCCAGCGTGCGAATCAGTAGGACTGAGATCGGAGACCAATGATTTAGCGTCATTTGTTGAATCCTTTTGCTGTTGCGATGTCTGTTTCGCCTTGGGTGGTTGTGGAGCAGGCccttttttgttggttttcttCTGTTGGTCAAAGCGAAAGGCAACTTCTAATTTCTCTATCCACTCCGTCTGCgtgtaaattatataattaaaacaatttttaacatCCTGCATAAACTCACTTTGCCCGCAGCAGTAACACTTTGGAAAATCTTCGAGCCATCTGGTGTTATTATGTTTATTGCATTACGTACTCCATCTAAATCCTTAATATTGATCACAGCAATTTTCTTAGGATCATATTCTGAAAGAAACTCCAGCCGCctaaattataacttttttagtAACAAGatagcatatacataagtagtttcGTTGACTTACTTGTCATGTTTTACTTTACACACAATAAGCACATcgttaaacaaaaagaaaaatacccGCTGTATAGGACGGTAATCATTGGTGTCTAATTCGATGAGTGCACCCTCGTTAAGGAAAGTTTTCCCCTCTAGATTGCCATTGAAACCCTGCACCATTTCTTTTACAGCACGCGTAGCATGACTGTTTTCCACATCCTCCTGTGTTGGTTGCTCTTCGCCTTCCTCGTTATTCTGCGCATTCCCTGGTGATTTTTCGTCAGTAAGGGATGCGAGTATATTACGCTGTTCTATGAGTATGTGTGATAACTGATACATCTCCGATTCGAGAtctgcatataattttttttatatatttagctACACGTAaccatttttcaataaatatttacgtgAAATTTCTTTTGCAGTTTCAATGAACTGCATGTAATTCGCGTAAACGGATTTTTTTAGGGTTGCTGATGTTTGGTCACTGTAAACCTGAATCTCCTTCTTGCGTTGCTGCAAGTCTGCGCCGCCGACACATTCTTTAACTAATTGTTTGGTGTCTAAAAGCCCAAATAAACAAAGAGTGAATTTTTTATTCCTTGATAATTGGTATCACTTTTTACTCACATTTATCCACACTAAAGTCTGGCTTATCAAAATCTTTCATCACTTCTGACATtatgaacaaattttatattagatttaaaaaatctaCAATTAATTTCCAATTATCAAgcagagaaaatatttttacaattgcGGCACTCCCCCAAATCGATGTCAAGAAAACATGAACAGCTGTTTGCTTCAATTGACATTTTGAAAGGTGTGTTCGAGTactgaatatattttaataaatatcacAATCACATGGTGACGTgattataacaaattaaaaaatcttttaaaaatattcttaaatttttaaatcggaGTTCGGCCAAAATTTTCCATCacagtgtatataaaatatatatttttttgttttcaaccaGACTTTTCGACAGTAACTTGGCCACACTCATACCTTTCGTCATGACATATCTATCAGTAAACAGTTGACATTTGTGGAtgagtaattttttgtttttgtgtgttttttatttggatttggtCATCATTTCAACATAATATAGGAAAAGTCGAAATCCCTTCAAACTTCGCTAAAGATTTTTGTGCACGTACTTTTTATTCGATTAACAAATTAAAGTCTCATCATGGATTGgttgtttggaaaaaaaatctcACCGGATGAGATGCTGCGCAAGAACCAGCGCGCCCTGAATAGGGCTATGCGTGATCTGGACAGAGAACGTATGAAAATGGAGCAGCAGGAGAAAAAGATTATTGCGGACATAAAACGTATGGCGAAGGAAGGTCAAATGGATGCTGTGAAAATTATGGCCAAAGATTTGGTACGAACACGCCGCTATGTGAAGAAATTCATGCTGATGAAGGCAAATATACAAGCAGTCTCATTGAAAATACAAACCCTAAAATCACAGAATACCATGGCACAAGCGATGCGCGGTGAGTATTTGCTAACATGACAAAATTTggtaattttattcaattactCACATGGTTATACACTTTTCTTTGTTGTGCTGTATTAGGCGTTACTAaggcaatgcaaaatatgaacCGCCAATTGAATCTCCCACAAATTCAAAAGATATTACATGAATTTGAAAAGCAGTCTGAAATCATGGATATGAAAGAAGAAATGATCAATGAAGCCATTGACGATGCGATGGAGGATGAGGGTGACGAAGAGGAGACAGATGCTGTAGTTTCGCAAGTGCTAGATGAATTAGGCTTGCAGCTAGGTGAACAATTAGGAGATTTGCCCACTGCCTCAGGATCATTATCTATTGCTGGTGGCGCTAAGACTACACCGGCTGCAGTAGCTGCTGGTGGTATAGGTTCGGGCGCAGGTGGTGGCGGCAATGGTGGTAATGGCGGTAGCACAGCAGCGGCTGGTGGAAGTGGTGCATCTTCTCCAGTGTCCGATGCTGATGCCGACTTGCAAGCTCGCTTGGACAAACTGCGCAGAGATTAAGAATTAGTTGAAAACGATTGAACAGAAACAGGCATTCACGCTTCGCAACACACtttaaatattagtattttacTTTATTGCTATATGATCTTAAGTTTTATATCAAATATTAGCTGAAATAAGGtggtaatttttatatgaattaatttcattttgatcACGTTATTAAAAAAGCGAAgtgcatataaaaattttctcatgtacataataaaaagtatGTAAGCCTTATAGAGGAACACTTCAAAACACATGTTGAAGAATTGAAAGTTTCGTCTGTGGtctaaattgttataaaaactaagtgtttccattaaatttttaatttatttattcaataacaatttagttgaagaattttttacaatttgctttcccatattaaattttcacatatttttatatatgtcctcaatacaaaatatatttacaagaaGCAGATACAATGAGAAATATTCcgtaactaaaattaatttaataagtaACCCGTTGTCTTACTAGTATATATGTGATAAAACTATTCATAATCATTCgagtttatgtatttttttttccaagtaTCGCCTTATCTTATAAGTGTACGACAGACGTTACTGAACGTACCCCTCCCCGTGTCCcttttctaaaaattgtgtttattaATATCAGCCCTCCCTCCTCCAATGAAATTTCGCTTTTATACGAAAGGCTAGTCATTATTATCATGCATAATTTGTACAAACGTTTGTGCGCTTCCAAATAATACCTATTTGACCGATTAAATCATTCCTTCCAAATTAATGTGAACATTttggaaaaacacaaaaattacatattttttaatatatttgtatgactTATAACTAAATTGCATACAATAAGCATATTATTCACAAACTGACCCTAACGTAAGAAATAGTATTATTAATAGTAAACAATTTGTtgtagaataaattaaattataggCTTTATTGGCAAGTAGACAGAACTTGACCTTGGGTACATATACTTGAAAACACAACACATTTTATAAACATGTACATCTGACTGTAtgtaaaattaagtattttctaATATCCACTTCGATACAATTTAATAATCAATAGTAACAATTTCCGCAATATTTTAACCCTACGTGAATGATGTTGCAGACCAAGGTGATGGCCGTATACTTAATTGCACATAGCTCTTCTATTGGAAACCTGCGTCGACAAATACCTTTTCCACATTCTTGAATACTTCATCTGCACTTGGATTAGCATCGATTTGTTGCACTTTTCCAATTTGTTCGTAGTGCTTGATAATTGGTAATGAATCGTTGTTGTACGTTTGTATACGTTTCTTTAAACTCTCCAAATTATCATCGCTGCGTCCAGAACCAGCTTGACCGCGTGCCAAACAACGTTCCACACACTTATCTTCAGGACAATTAAAGAACAACACAAATAGGAAATCGACTTTGTCCGACATCTGACGTGTCCAGCCGTCAAGGTTATCTTGGTTACGTGGAAAACCGTCAATGAGAAACTTAGTTTTGCCCGAGTTTTGCATTGCGTTTTCCAGCAGTGAGCATGTTACTTCAACAGGCACAATTTTGCCATCGCGTATGTAACTCTCTATTAATGTACCATATTCGGAACCCTCACGTGCCCGTTCTTCGCGCAGTAAATCGCCGGCAGAGAGATGTACAAATTGGAAGCGTTCTACTATTTTGGAGCATTGTGTGCCTTTGCCAGCGCCGGGGCCTCCCAACACAAACACAACTTGAGGCTTTTGCTCTTCTggcataattattttatttgttttgacgTAGGTATTGTGTGTAACTGATTTATTGTTAAATGAACGTAGTATTGATTTGCTACAAAACTGCGCTAATTTTTGAAACTGCCCTTGTGTTGTATTGAATTGTCGGCAAACGGAAATAGCTGTTGAGTAATTAAATTTGCACAGGTCACGATACAGATATGTGCCACCACTTCGAATTGCTGCGTTGAGCATGAAATT is a window from the Bactrocera dorsalis isolate Fly_Bdor unplaced genomic scaffold, ASM2337382v1 BdCtg030, whole genome shotgun sequence genome containing:
- the LOC105227101 gene encoding UMP-CMP kinase codes for the protein MLNAAIRSGGTYLYRDLCKFNYSTAISVCRQFNTTQGQFQKLAQFCSKSILRSFNNKSVTHNTYVKTNKIIMPEEQKPQVVFVLGGPGAGKGTQCSKIVERFQFVHLSAGDLLREERAREGSEYGTLIESYIRDGKIVPVEVTCSLLENAMQNSGKTKFLIDGFPRNQDNLDGWTRQMSDKVDFLFVLFFNCPEDKCVERCLARGQAGSGRSDDNLESLKKRIQTYNNDSLPIIKHYEQIGKVQQIDANPSADEVFKNVEKVFVDAGFQ
- the LOC105227100 gene encoding charged multivesicular body protein 2a, which codes for MDWLFGKKISPDEMLRKNQRALNRAMRDLDRERMKMEQQEKKIIADIKRMAKEGQMDAVKIMAKDLVRTRRYVKKFMLMKANIQAVSLKIQTLKSQNTMAQAMRGVTKAMQNMNRQLNLPQIQKILHEFEKQSEIMDMKEEMINEAIDDAMEDEGDEEETDAVVSQVLDELGLQLGEQLGDLPTASGSLSIAGGAKTTPAAVAAGGIGSGAGGGGNGGNGGSTAAAGGSGASSPVSDADADLQARLDKLRRD
- the LOC105227098 gene encoding exocyst complex component 8, yielding MSEVMKDFDKPDFSVDKYTKQLVKECVGGADLQQRKKEIQVYSDQTSATLKKSVYANYMQFIETAKEISHLESEMYQLSHILIEQRNILASLTDEKSPGNAQNNEEGEEQPTQEDVENSHATRAVKEMVQGFNGNLEGKTFLNEGALIELDTNDYRPIQRVFFFLFNDVLIVCKVKHDKRLEFLSEYDPKKIAVINIKDLDGVRNAINIITPDGSKIFQSVTAAGKTEWIEKLEVAFRFDQQKKTNKKGPAPQPPKAKQTSQQQKDSTNDAKSLVSDLSPTDSHAGKTVENYGPDWIHTASEEIQTLVAQRYFEDAQALIKRTQDYIAKDSSFVNAKHITEKVKALETQLTDVLLQELSNCHCRNLQVTLRASRRSLKILVDIGRARQACGTLLKVATMALRTAQREARRNNTEISELFFCDLTQVACEFLTAFETQPACVGALVVWCNAELQYFASQLIKHYLTKGTHLDAVAKCIEGIRKPCAKLTEIGLDLSYHLEGLLRSTLESLIEESRVRLLETVGRSEDTWQPYNLQTKSNLKRLLLELDALGIDMRTHTTGDTWINLTQSTVLFTRHYLQLTAQCAHLAKSEVLWPSLELLLRDMMMAQQAVKPVTGLSVDPNFVLKNKLYLLEELLPIAMANFRSISGSERKCEMLLDLQRHLRKQLAPVPKQRSVYQTDVF